The following is a genomic window from Thunnus maccoyii chromosome 13, fThuMac1.1, whole genome shotgun sequence.
GTTATTGAAATAGTTTATAaacatgcagaacaataataaacagaatcATAAAGGTCATCAGGCGACATTGTTGGTAAGCAGTCATTAAAACATGAGActgtttgttatatttttgaCATGAAGTCATAGTTATTAGAAAAAACTAAACACGGTTAGTCGTCTCATGCGTCACGTGACGGACAGGAAACCACAGAGTGAgaccaaaataaagaaaagttgaAACATCACATGAAACAGTTATAAGTTTAttataaacagttaaaaatcaAAGTGCATCAGATTACAACAACGCCACACTGAGACAACGAAGGTGTTTGAATAGATGAGATGTTTCACTCTGTGTCTGCAGTTCAGTTTTTCTCAGCGGGGCAGctctctgaggaggaggagccgCTCCTCTCCGGCCCCCCGCAGGtcggggaggaggaggaggtggaggtggaggtggtggaggatgTGATGGCCGGGGCCGAGGTGACGCTGATGGGGACGACTCTCTCCTTCCCGTCGCCGGCCGCTTTCTCCCTCGGCGCCTGGATCTGCAGCCGGCCGCCCACCAGCGAGCAGGAGACGGCGTCGGGCTGGACGCCGTCCGGCAGGTCGAACTCCTGCCTGAACTCCTGACACCTGTAGGAGTAGGAGCCCTTCCCGTCGTCCTGCTTCTTCTCCGTCCTGCCACTCACCCTCAGCTTCCTGCCCAcctgtttgactgacagctcctCCGGGGAAAACTCTTTAGTGTCCAGGCTGAGGGcgaagctgctgctgttctggCCCAGATCCTCGAAGGCGATGGGCTTGAAGACCCCCGTAGAGGAGGAGGTCTGGTCGATCTCCTCGAAGATCTTCTGGTGCAGCCTCTCCATGTACTCCATGCTCTGCCTCATCTCCTGCATGTGGCGGATCATCTCCTGCTCGATGTGGTAGAAGAGCGGCCGGGTCTCGGGCCACAGGCTGCGGACGGGCCAGTGCAGGTCCATGAAAGGCCTCATGGTGACGGGGGACGGCTGGAAGACGCTGGGACACAACATcctgcttctgctgctgttgctgctgctgctgctgctgctgctggtggtggtggtggtggtggtggtgctggtggtcTGGTTTCAGATCAGTCTGgagtctatctgtctgtctgtctgatgttCGGCCTCCCTGctgtttatatacacacacacacccgccgGAAAGTTCCAGCAGCATtcctgcaagtgtgtgtgtgtgtgtgtgtgtgtgtgtgtcagcgtcTAAATGCAGCCCGGCTGGTATTCCTGCGGCCTGCTGTCACATGCCAACACATCTCAGCTTTGTTCTATTTCTGCTGCAGGACTCTGTCATGGTCTTTATAAAGCAGGTTaaccaacacagacacactctcatgtttccatcacatcagaacacatttcattcattcacaatcATTTCCTTGAAGACTCATCCTCACCTTCATCTTCaccttaaaccaagtcttcGCCCTAACGTTGAATCATTTACATCATGAGGACTCGATTTTCATCCCCAAACGGGAGACGAGTTCACTTTACAAGAAATAAACGTCATGAATTGTCAAGTTTTTCGTCTTTCTTTTGATCTTCATCTCAAACCCTTTAAACAGTTTATTAAGAGGATCATCATCTTCGAGCTTGGAGCCCCTCAGTgttcaatattaaatatatgaaatatttaatgtttcatgttaACATCTTTATTGGAGTTTGTCTCATGATTTCATTATAAtttggtttttcattttcagtcttctgaagacacttttatttcttcataataacatttttataacaGTGTTGTCACCAAATGTCCTGttaaaaaatcacttaaaacTCTTATAATTAAAGAATGATGCAATAACGCTTCATAATAATGAGGGTTTTTAAAATCCTCTCATTGTTTCATTggttcatttatatattttacatgattTATTCAGTGATTATTAAATAAAGTCTTATTTTTAACATCCAACACAACGTTTTAAACAATTATTTCATTCTACAAATTATGCACATGACATCTATAACAGAGTTAAGGTCAGAAAAAGATCATGATTATAgaaaaaatatcataataataataataataggtcTTAAAAAGCAGACATTAACTGTGTGGGAACTAAGTAAAGAGTTAAATCCTCTCCAGACATGGAGgacaatgttttaaaaagtaatttactTTTACATGACATTAAAAGCCTCTTTgagcttcttttctctcttaatattcacttttttttttattgttttacagttaAACTGTGAGGAAAAAGTGGAAACTTTGCTCAGTaacctgcagtttgtttgttgtgtgttttatttaattagaaTATTcaagtttttaacattatatatgatattatataaaatgccacaggagggagacagaagaacataaaacaagtgaaaaactAAAGTAGCAACATGAACTAAACTGAGATTTACAGTTTAAGTGCGTTGAGCTGCTGGTAAATGATGTCAGCGGTGTATCAGCCtccagttttagtgttttggCAGATTACAGCTGGTCCGTTTCTGAAAATCGACTCACCGCCATCATTTCTATTTCTTGCCTCCGTTTTTTTCCAGTGAGGCAACACGGCTGCTTCTCCCGCCCTTCCGCTCCCAGCCAATCATATCTGTCCTGGATCCATTTCCAGCCAATCAAATGTCAGCTGTCAGGCTCAGAACGGAGTGACGTGTTGAGTTGTTTGTCCGCGTGGGCAGATGGAATATTTTCAGTTAGCTTGGTTGCTATAAATACAACCAGACGCTCTTCATGTGTTATCATTGGGGgattagctcaaatggtagagcgctcgcttagcatgcgagaggtagcgggatcgatgccCGCATCCTCCAGATCAATCTTTTTCTGAAACGACGCAGGTTCTCTTCCGGAAAATAACAGTTTGATCGTTTATTGAAACATGTAAAGACAACTGTCACCACCGCGATGGCAGTTTAGAAAAAAGCCCCTCAGTGACTGTGTATGTTTGGACTGAAACCGACATGTTGAGGTGAGTTTATTTGAGGAGGCGTTGCGAGAGACGGTGTAAAATAGTTTCATTTGCTAATAGATTTACAGGAGAAGTGTCACTGAATATTAACAATCATTCAAAACGTTTCCTCGTTGTGttgattaaaatatatatatatatatatatatgtaggtATGTATCTCTAAATATATTTGCTGTGGCTCATTTAGATAAAGGTCATTTTAGGAGACAGTTgtatgttgttaaaaaaaaaactttacagaTAAATACAGAAAAGTTTAACCTACAACAACATCTGGTACAAATTCACGttttacagaaaatgtagaAGAAGAATACAGTTA
Proteins encoded in this region:
- the LOC121909827 gene encoding heat shock protein beta-11-like; amino-acid sequence: MLCPSVFQPSPVTMRPFMDLHWPVRSLWPETRPLFYHIEQEMIRHMQEMRQSMEYMERLHQKIFEEIDQTSSSTGVFKPIAFEDLGQNSSSFALSLDTKEFSPEELSVKQVGRKLRVSGRTEKKQDDGKGSYSYRCQEFRQEFDLPDGVQPDAVSCSLVGGRLQIQAPREKAAGDGKERVVPISVTSAPAITSSTTSTSTSSSSPTCGGPERSGSSSSESCPAEKN